One Amycolatopsis thermophila DNA segment encodes these proteins:
- a CDS encoding inorganic phosphate transporter — protein MDLSLIVLVVIIAALAFDFTNGFHDTANAMATSIATGALRPKVAVAISAVLNLVGAFLSVEVAKTISGGIVDDTKVTPVVVFAGLVGAILWNLVTWLVGLPSSSSHALFGGLIGATWVASGSDAVHFAQVVRKVLIPAVASPLVAGLVAVVGTFLVYRITAKVRQDVVGKSFKRAQVLSASLVSLAHGTNDAQKTMGVITLVLISSGTLAAGSGPPLWVVLSAGLAIAFGTYMGGWRIIHTMGRKITDVQTPQGFAAEASAAATILASSHLGFALSTTHVCSGGVIGSGVGRRLAEVRWSVAGRMALAWLLTLPAAAAVGAVAAKVATLGTVGTVVVGLVLIAAALGIWLWSRRNPVTPHSVAPEAEQPVPVAA, from the coding sequence GTGGACCTCTCCCTGATCGTCCTCGTGGTGATCATCGCCGCGCTGGCCTTCGACTTCACCAACGGTTTCCACGACACCGCCAACGCCATGGCCACCTCCATCGCCACCGGCGCCCTCAGACCGAAGGTCGCCGTCGCGATCTCCGCCGTGCTGAACCTCGTCGGCGCGTTCCTGTCCGTCGAGGTGGCCAAGACCATCTCCGGCGGGATCGTCGACGACACGAAGGTCACCCCGGTCGTCGTCTTCGCCGGACTGGTCGGGGCGATCCTGTGGAACCTCGTGACCTGGCTGGTCGGCCTGCCGTCCAGCTCCTCGCACGCCCTGTTCGGCGGCCTGATCGGCGCCACCTGGGTCGCCTCCGGGTCCGACGCGGTGCACTTCGCGCAGGTCGTGCGGAAGGTCCTGATCCCCGCCGTCGCCTCGCCGCTCGTGGCCGGGCTGGTCGCCGTGGTCGGCACCTTCCTCGTCTACCGGATCACCGCGAAGGTGCGCCAGGACGTGGTGGGCAAGTCGTTCAAGCGCGCGCAGGTGCTGTCCGCGTCGCTGGTCTCGCTCGCGCACGGGACCAACGACGCGCAGAAGACCATGGGTGTGATCACGCTGGTCCTCATCTCGTCCGGCACGCTCGCCGCCGGCTCCGGGCCACCCCTGTGGGTCGTGCTCAGCGCGGGCCTGGCCATCGCCTTCGGCACCTACATGGGCGGCTGGCGGATCATCCACACGATGGGCCGCAAGATCACCGACGTGCAGACACCGCAGGGTTTCGCCGCCGAGGCCAGCGCGGCCGCCACGATCCTGGCGTCCTCGCATCTCGGGTTCGCGCTGTCCACCACGCACGTCTGCTCGGGCGGCGTGATCGGCTCCGGCGTCGGGCGGCGGCTGGCCGAGGTCCGGTGGAGCGTCGCCGGCCGCATGGCGCTGGCCTGGCTGCTGACCCTGCCCGCGGCCGCCGCGGTGGGCGCGGTCGCGGCGAAGGTCGCGACCCTGGGCACCGTCGGCACGGTCGTAGTCGGCCTGGTGCTGATCGCCGCGGCACTGGGCATCTGGCTGTGGTCGCGGCGCAACCCGGTCACGCCCCACTCGGTGGCGCCCGAAGCCGAGCAACCCGTTCCCGTGGCGGCCTGA
- a CDS encoding VOC family protein has product MIRRIVPYADGTELARSRAFYVEVLGLEVAMEDPVLGLRSPGNPTAQIVIPSPGADEPAPRFGIDVGEPEAVDAAHEEVLRRGLRVVYPLRDEPWGVRRFFLEDPGGTVVNVLAHLPLRPPR; this is encoded by the coding sequence GTGATCAGACGAATCGTTCCCTACGCCGACGGCACCGAGCTCGCCCGGTCCCGGGCCTTCTACGTCGAGGTCCTCGGGCTCGAGGTGGCGATGGAAGACCCCGTCCTCGGCCTGCGCTCCCCCGGCAACCCGACCGCGCAGATCGTCATCCCGTCACCCGGCGCGGACGAACCCGCGCCACGGTTCGGGATCGACGTCGGTGAACCGGAGGCGGTCGACGCGGCGCACGAAGAGGTCCTGCGCCGCGGGTTGCGAGTCGTCTACCCGTTGCGGGACGAGCCGTGGGGCGTGCGCCGCTTCTTCCTGGAAGACCCCGGCGGCACGGTGGTCAACGTCCTCGCGCACCTGCCGCTCAGGCCGCCACGATGA
- a CDS encoding DsbA family protein, with translation MGGAERTARKRRQQQSAASRAVTQARGGGGPSRKTIVSVIAVVVLAAVVIGGVIWTNASKNKTEGTTIAPQTSSAALDTADERQGAVVVSGKADAKVKLDIWADFLCPYCGQLQQRSGQQIEQQIQAGNVQVTYHMIPLLNDKSDPPGYSLDSANAALCAADQGKFTPFHDSLFASQPEEGKRGYDKAQLIKLGQDLGITAPEFAACVNAGTYDDQLNAALAGVRKDPSFQGTPTVLHNGQMVNWTQDGWLDKLISQAG, from the coding sequence GTGGGTGGAGCGGAACGGACCGCGCGCAAGCGCCGCCAGCAGCAGTCCGCGGCGTCCCGGGCGGTGACCCAGGCCCGCGGCGGTGGTGGCCCCAGCCGGAAGACGATCGTGTCGGTGATCGCCGTGGTGGTGCTCGCCGCCGTGGTCATCGGCGGTGTGATCTGGACGAACGCGTCGAAGAACAAGACCGAGGGCACGACCATCGCGCCCCAGACGTCGTCCGCCGCGCTGGACACCGCCGACGAGCGCCAGGGCGCGGTGGTGGTCTCGGGCAAGGCCGACGCCAAGGTGAAGCTCGACATCTGGGCCGACTTCCTGTGCCCCTACTGCGGGCAGCTCCAGCAGCGGTCCGGCCAGCAGATCGAGCAGCAGATCCAGGCCGGGAACGTGCAGGTCACCTACCACATGATCCCGCTGCTGAACGACAAGTCGGACCCGCCGGGCTACTCGCTGGACTCGGCGAACGCCGCCCTGTGCGCGGCCGACCAGGGCAAGTTCACGCCCTTCCACGACAGCCTGTTCGCGTCCCAGCCCGAAGAGGGCAAGCGCGGCTACGACAAGGCGCAGCTGATCAAACTGGGCCAGGACCTGGGCATCACCGCCCCGGAGTTCGCCGCGTGCGTCAACGCGGGCACCTACGACGACCAGCTGAACGCCGCACTGGCCGGCGTCAGGAAGGACCCGTCCTTCCAGGGCACCCCGACAGTGCTGCACAACGGCCAGATGGTCAACTGGACGCAGGACGGCTGGCTGGACAAGCTGATCTCCCAGGCCGGCTGA
- a CDS encoding class II glutamine amidotransferase encodes MCRLFGLSAAPHRVHATFWLLEAPDSLAEQSRREPDGTGLGTFDAEGTPHVRKQPLAAYADEEFAREAKACESTTFLAHIRYASTGGLDLANTHPFEQRGRLFAHNGVITGLDRLDRELGDYRNLVAGDTDSERFFALITKEVAAHGGDVGAGITAAARWVAANLPLFAINLVLTTPGELWALRYPETHELFVLERAAGGPHGGRHLEHASAAGRIRARSGPLAEHRSVVVASERMDEDTGWRALEPGQLVHVGPDLSVDCHVVLDGPPRHQLTLADLGAQAARSQAHH; translated from the coding sequence ATGTGTCGCTTGTTCGGGCTGTCCGCGGCGCCGCACCGCGTCCACGCGACGTTCTGGCTGCTCGAGGCGCCGGACAGCCTCGCCGAGCAGAGCCGCCGCGAGCCCGACGGCACCGGGTTGGGCACGTTCGACGCCGAGGGCACACCCCACGTGCGCAAACAGCCGCTGGCCGCCTACGCCGACGAGGAGTTCGCGCGGGAGGCGAAGGCGTGCGAGTCCACCACGTTCCTGGCGCACATCCGCTACGCCTCCACGGGCGGGCTCGATCTGGCGAACACGCACCCGTTCGAGCAGCGCGGCCGGCTGTTCGCCCACAACGGGGTGATCACCGGGCTGGACCGCCTGGACCGCGAGCTGGGTGACTACCGCAACCTCGTCGCCGGGGACACCGACTCGGAACGGTTCTTCGCGCTGATCACGAAGGAGGTGGCGGCGCACGGTGGCGATGTCGGCGCCGGGATCACCGCCGCCGCCCGGTGGGTGGCCGCGAACCTGCCGCTGTTCGCGATCAACCTGGTCCTCACCACGCCCGGCGAGCTGTGGGCGCTGCGCTACCCGGAGACGCACGAGTTGTTCGTGCTGGAACGCGCCGCGGGCGGTCCGCACGGCGGGCGGCACCTGGAGCACGCCAGCGCGGCGGGCCGGATCCGCGCGCGATCCGGCCCCCTGGCCGAGCACCGGTCGGTGGTGGTGGCCAGCGAGCGCATGGACGAGGACACCGGGTGGCGCGCTCTTGAACCGGGCCAGCTGGTGCACGTGGGGCCCGATCTGTCCGTCGACTGCCACGTGGTTCTCGACGGACCGCCCCGGCACCAGCTGACCCTGGCCGACCTGGGCGCCCAGGCCGCGCGGTCCCAGGCCCACCACTAG
- a CDS encoding ATP-dependent helicase C-terminal domain-containing protein, translating to MNLPDLPVRAVLGELAAALDGHGAAVLVAPPGTGKTTIVPLDLMTRTEGRIVVAEPRRLAARAAAARMAALLGEPVGETVGYAVRGDRKVSKRTRVEVVTSGLLVRRVQNDPELPGVSTVLLDECHERHLDADLLLALLLDVRGGLRDDLRLLATSATVASGRLAELLGGAPVVTARARTYPVEVTYVPPARGERVEACVARAVRTALADGDGDVLAFLPGAGEIARVGGMLDLPGVDVVPLHGRLAPGRQDAALRPGDRRRVVLATAVAESSLTVPGVRAVVDSGQARVPRVDHRRGLPGLATVRVSAAVAEQRAGRAGREAPGRAYRCWPQHEQAGLTAYPEPEIRTAELARLALELACWSTPDGAGLSWWDPPPAGPLAAGQDLLRALGALDGDRITDRGRRMAELGLHPRLARALLDGAAAVGAHHAAEVVALMDAGATLTDVDAELRRLRSDRSSRWHADVRRLERLVPRRADHSDTAWSDLDRPGPAARGLPHWAAATTDPVHLSRSDAPPRSSGHPATTPTTDATADHPNTAPSNVNRPASAARNLPQRTTATTDPGQQSHSPASSSGQTATGRASDATAHHSATAPSDLSQPGPAARDLPHGAAATTDPRQQSHSDSPAHRSGQDSTTPTTDATADHFETAQSDLSRPASAARNLPQRTTATTGPRQQSHAPAPTSGQAETARASDVTAPGGSDAEDPALVVALAYPERLARRRAPDQPVYLMAGGTAAELPAGSGLGDAEWLAVAEATRDPGRAHGVIRLAARADEDLAVRAAPNLVTERDEVTWSGDVVARRVRRLGAIVLRDRPLRDPDPALVRAALLTGLRDGDVLTWTTDADRLRSRIAFLHDVLGDPWPAVDDETLLSRVDDWLEPELSRARRRADLARIDTASALRRLLPWPEAGRLDELAPDRIQVPSGARFRVDYTTGRPVLAVKLQLAFGWRDTPKIAGGRVPVVLHLLSPAGRPAAVTSDLESFWANGYQSVRAELRGRYPKHAWPADPHAP from the coding sequence ATGAACCTGCCCGATCTCCCCGTCCGCGCGGTCCTCGGCGAGCTCGCCGCCGCCCTGGACGGTCACGGCGCCGCGGTGCTGGTCGCACCGCCCGGCACCGGTAAGACGACGATCGTCCCGCTGGACCTGATGACCCGCACCGAGGGCCGCATCGTGGTCGCCGAGCCGCGTCGGCTCGCCGCTCGCGCGGCGGCCGCCCGCATGGCGGCGCTGCTGGGGGAACCGGTCGGTGAGACCGTCGGATACGCCGTCCGCGGTGATCGGAAGGTGTCCAAGCGCACGCGGGTGGAGGTGGTCACGTCCGGCCTGCTGGTGCGGCGGGTGCAGAACGACCCCGAGCTGCCCGGGGTCTCGACCGTGTTGCTGGACGAGTGCCACGAACGGCACCTGGACGCCGACCTGCTGCTCGCGCTGCTGCTCGACGTCCGCGGCGGCCTGCGGGACGACCTCCGGTTGCTGGCGACCTCGGCCACGGTCGCGTCCGGGCGCCTGGCGGAGCTGCTCGGCGGAGCGCCGGTGGTGACCGCGCGGGCGCGGACCTATCCGGTCGAGGTGACCTACGTCCCGCCGGCGCGCGGCGAGCGGGTCGAGGCGTGTGTGGCGCGGGCGGTGCGCACGGCACTCGCGGACGGTGATGGTGACGTGCTCGCGTTCCTGCCGGGTGCGGGCGAGATCGCCCGGGTCGGCGGCATGCTCGATCTGCCGGGTGTGGATGTCGTGCCCCTGCACGGCCGGCTCGCGCCCGGACGGCAGGACGCGGCGCTGCGGCCGGGCGACCGGCGGCGGGTGGTGCTGGCGACAGCGGTCGCCGAGTCGAGCCTGACGGTGCCGGGCGTGCGGGCGGTGGTCGATTCGGGGCAGGCGCGGGTGCCGCGGGTGGACCACCGGCGCGGCTTGCCCGGGCTGGCCACGGTCCGGGTGTCGGCCGCCGTGGCCGAGCAGCGGGCGGGCCGGGCCGGGCGGGAGGCGCCGGGGCGGGCTTACCGGTGCTGGCCGCAGCACGAGCAGGCGGGCCTGACCGCCTATCCCGAGCCCGAGATCCGCACCGCCGAGCTGGCCCGTCTCGCGCTGGAACTGGCCTGCTGGTCGACGCCGGACGGGGCCGGGTTGTCGTGGTGGGATCCGCCGCCGGCGGGCCCGCTCGCGGCGGGCCAGGACCTGCTCCGGGCGCTGGGCGCCCTGGACGGCGACAGGATCACCGACCGCGGCCGGCGCATGGCCGAGCTCGGCCTGCATCCGCGGCTGGCGCGGGCATTGCTCGACGGAGCGGCCGCGGTCGGCGCACATCACGCGGCCGAGGTGGTGGCGCTGATGGACGCGGGCGCCACCCTGACCGACGTGGACGCCGAGCTGCGCCGCCTCCGCAGTGACCGGAGCTCCCGCTGGCACGCGGACGTACGCCGCCTGGAACGCCTCGTGCCACGCCGCGCGGACCACTCCGACACAGCATGGTCCGACCTCGACCGGCCCGGACCGGCAGCTCGAGGTCTCCCCCACTGGGCCGCTGCCACCACCGACCCGGTGCACCTGTCGCGCTCCGATGCGCCGCCACGCAGCTCCGGACACCCCGCGACGACACCCACAACCGACGCCACCGCCGACCACCCCAACACAGCGCCGTCCAACGTCAACCGGCCCGCGTCAGCAGCCCGGAACCTCCCTCAGCGGACGACCGCCACCACCGACCCGGGACAGCAGTCGCACTCGCCAGCATCCAGCTCAGGGCAGACCGCGACCGGGCGCGCATCCGACGCCACCGCGCACCACTCCGCCACAGCACCGTCCGACCTCAGCCAGCCCGGACCGGCAGCGCGAGACCTCCCTCACGGGGCCGCTGCCACCACCGACCCGCGACAGCAGTCGCACTCCGATTCACCAGCGCACAGGTCAGGACAGGACTCGACCACCCCCACAACCGACGCGACCGCCGATCACTTCGAAACAGCGCAGTCCGACCTCAGCCGGCCCGCGTCAGCAGCCCGGAACCTCCCTCAGCGGACGACCGCCACCACCGGCCCGCGACAACAGTCGCACGCGCCAGCACCCACCTCAGGACAGGCCGAGACTGCGCGCGCATCCGACGTGACCGCGCCCGGAGGCTCGGATGCCGAGGATCCGGCGCTCGTCGTCGCGTTGGCGTACCCGGAGCGGCTGGCTCGCCGACGGGCGCCGGACCAGCCGGTGTATCTCATGGCCGGCGGGACCGCGGCCGAGTTGCCCGCCGGGAGCGGGCTCGGTGACGCCGAGTGGCTCGCCGTCGCCGAGGCGACCCGTGATCCCGGCCGCGCCCACGGCGTCATCCGGCTGGCCGCGCGCGCGGACGAGGACCTTGCTGTGCGCGCCGCGCCGAACCTCGTCACCGAGCGGGACGAGGTCACGTGGTCGGGCGATGTCGTCGCCCGGCGGGTGCGCCGGCTGGGCGCGATCGTCCTGCGGGACCGGCCCCTCCGCGACCCCGACCCCGCTCTCGTGCGCGCGGCCCTGCTCACCGGGCTCCGGGACGGCGACGTCCTGACCTGGACCACGGACGCGGACCGCCTTCGGTCGCGGATCGCGTTCCTGCACGACGTCCTCGGCGATCCGTGGCCCGCGGTCGACGACGAGACCCTGCTGTCCAGAGTGGACGATTGGCTCGAGCCGGAACTGTCCCGCGCCCGCCGCCGCGCGGACCTCGCCCGCATCGACACCGCGTCCGCCCTGCGCCGGCTGCTGCCCTGGCCCGAGGCGGGCCGCCTGGACGAACTCGCCCCGGACCGCATCCAGGTCCCGTCCGGGGCCCGGTTCCGCGTCGACTACACCACCGGGCGGCCGGTGCTGGCGGTGAAGCTGCAGCTGGCCTTCGGCTGGCGGGACACCCCGAAGATCGCCGGCGGGCGCGTGCCCGTCGTGCTGCACCTGCTCTCCCCCGCCGGACGGCCGGCGGCCGTCACCAGCGACCTGGAGTCGTTCTGGGCGAACGGGTACCAGTCGGTGCGGGCCGAGCTGCGCGGCCGTTACCCCAAGCACGCCTGGCCCGCGGACCCTCACGCACCGTAG
- a CDS encoding zinc-binding dehydrogenase, with protein MTTMRAAVCVRAGGPEVLEIREVPVPAVRPGWSLVRVRGAGLNRSELRTRQGHSPGVVFPRVLGIECVGEVTASTDPALPEGTTVAAVMGEMGRQFDGGYAEYALLPNSLLMPVTTTLPWEVLAALPETYLTAQGALDALGVTPGSRLLIRGGTSSVGMAAASIASGHGVRTAATTRRPAKAGALTADHVLVDAGSLAADVHAIWPDGPDHVLDLVGASTAVDSLRLVRRGGTVCVAGSLSGWVIPDLEPIAMIPSGTRLTAFHSDTVKGDAALLQRIVDEVEAGVHRPNLHRVFGLEDIAAAHRYMEEDRATGKLVVVPDVHVNNRRTRG; from the coding sequence ATGACGACGATGCGAGCGGCGGTGTGCGTTCGGGCCGGTGGCCCGGAGGTCCTGGAGATCCGTGAGGTGCCGGTGCCGGCCGTCCGGCCGGGCTGGAGCCTCGTCCGGGTGCGGGGCGCGGGACTGAACCGGTCGGAGCTGCGGACCCGGCAGGGGCATTCGCCGGGCGTGGTGTTCCCGCGCGTGCTGGGGATCGAATGCGTCGGCGAGGTGACCGCCTCGACCGACCCCGCGCTGCCCGAGGGGACCACCGTCGCGGCGGTGATGGGTGAGATGGGACGGCAGTTCGACGGCGGCTATGCCGAGTACGCGTTGTTGCCGAACTCGCTGCTGATGCCGGTGACGACGACCTTGCCGTGGGAGGTCCTCGCCGCGTTGCCCGAGACCTACCTGACCGCGCAGGGCGCACTGGACGCGCTGGGGGTCACGCCGGGCAGCCGGTTGCTGATCCGCGGCGGGACCTCGTCCGTGGGGATGGCGGCGGCGTCGATCGCCTCCGGCCACGGTGTCCGGACCGCCGCCACGACCCGCCGGCCGGCCAAGGCCGGCGCGCTGACCGCCGATCACGTCCTCGTCGACGCCGGTTCGCTGGCGGCCGACGTGCACGCGATCTGGCCGGACGGGCCGGACCACGTGCTGGATCTCGTCGGGGCGAGCACGGCCGTGGACTCGCTGCGGCTGGTCCGTCGTGGCGGGACGGTGTGCGTGGCGGGATCGCTCAGCGGTTGGGTGATCCCGGACCTCGAACCGATCGCGATGATCCCGTCCGGCACCCGGCTGACGGCCTTCCACAGCGACACCGTCAAAGGTGACGCCGCCCTGTTGCAGCGGATCGTCGACGAGGTCGAGGCCGGTGTCCACCGGCCCAACCTGCATCGCGTCTTCGGGCTGGAGGACATCGCGGCCGCCCACCGGTACATGGAGGAGGACCGGGCCACCGGAAAGCTGGTCGTGGTGCCTGACGTCCACGTGAACAACCGTCGAACCCGGGGGTGA
- a CDS encoding ion transporter, whose translation MTSRRRVSALDVAMLVLAVVSVGLVVFVTFFPHSPGTAHRIFVIDTSICGVFLVEFLWRWSRAGWEKRFPLRNWYEILGMIPIAHPALRSFRLLRIVMVVVRLARTADRAFGELFTQRLVERMSRPIVLAIKKPITIAVLDEVVKVIETGNYPENLARSLGENRDVLRAIVTEKIKSDRQAGRLSRLPFHDEVLRSLVDTTMRVMLEVLVDPRTEAFFAQVVRENREQIRQAVVLGLHEVEDEDLERSLPVRPERSYGA comes from the coding sequence ATGACTTCTCGGCGGAGAGTGAGCGCGCTCGATGTGGCCATGCTGGTGCTGGCCGTGGTCTCCGTCGGCCTGGTCGTCTTCGTGACGTTCTTCCCGCACTCCCCCGGGACGGCGCACCGCATCTTCGTCATCGACACCTCGATCTGCGGGGTGTTCCTGGTCGAGTTCCTGTGGCGGTGGTCGCGCGCGGGCTGGGAAAAACGGTTCCCGCTGCGCAACTGGTACGAGATCCTCGGCATGATCCCGATCGCGCACCCGGCGCTGCGCAGCTTCCGCCTGCTGCGGATCGTCATGGTGGTCGTGCGGCTGGCCCGGACCGCCGACCGCGCGTTCGGCGAGCTGTTCACCCAGCGCCTGGTGGAACGCATGTCCCGGCCGATCGTGCTGGCCATCAAGAAGCCGATCACCATCGCGGTGCTCGACGAGGTCGTCAAGGTCATCGAGACCGGCAACTACCCGGAGAACCTGGCCCGCTCCCTCGGGGAGAACCGGGACGTGCTGCGCGCCATCGTCACCGAGAAGATCAAGAGCGACCGGCAGGCGGGCCGGCTGTCCCGGCTGCCGTTCCACGACGAGGTCCTCCGGTCCCTTGTGGACACCACGATGCGCGTGATGCTCGAGGTGCTGGTGGATCCGCGCACGGAGGCGTTCTTCGCGCAGGTGGTGCGGGAGAACCGGGAGCAGATCCGCCAGGCGGTCGTCCTCGGCCTGCACGAGGTGGAGGACGAGGACCTCGAGCGGAGCCTGCCGGTGCGGCCGGAGCGGTCCTACGGTGCGTGA
- a CDS encoding MauE/DoxX family redox-associated membrane protein, whose product MFRPSPSVLDAVGTLVRLGLAAVWLVSGVAKLGDSGQTYLAVKAYDVLPDALLHPVATGLPLLELALGAFLLLGLATRWVAVVSAALLVVFIAGVAQSWARGLTIDCGCFGGGGQVAAGQTQYPQEIARDVGFLVLACWLIVRPATRAALDGWLRGGAPQVETEKERI is encoded by the coding sequence GTGTTCCGCCCGTCCCCTTCCGTGCTCGACGCCGTCGGCACCCTGGTGCGGCTCGGCCTGGCCGCGGTGTGGCTGGTCTCCGGCGTCGCGAAGCTCGGCGACTCCGGGCAGACGTACCTGGCGGTCAAGGCCTACGACGTCCTGCCCGACGCGCTCCTGCACCCGGTCGCGACCGGGCTGCCGCTGCTCGAGCTGGCCCTCGGCGCCTTCCTGCTGCTCGGCCTGGCCACGCGGTGGGTGGCGGTGGTCTCGGCCGCGCTGCTCGTGGTGTTCATCGCCGGGGTCGCCCAGTCCTGGGCGCGGGGACTGACCATCGACTGCGGGTGTTTCGGCGGCGGTGGCCAGGTCGCGGCGGGGCAGACCCAGTACCCCCAGGAAATCGCCCGTGACGTGGGCTTCCTGGTCCTGGCCTGCTGGCTGATCGTGCGCCCGGCGACCCGGGCCGCGCTGGACGGCTGGCTGCGCGGCGGGGCGCCGCAGGTCGAGACGGAGAAAGAGAGGATCTGA
- a CDS encoding helix-turn-helix transcriptional regulator, whose amino-acid sequence MLVGRQPSSSRIWPSGGAHVWPPGGTSSVQSHQRGHLVYAARGVLSVHTEGGTSIVPANRVAWTPAGFTHQHRAHGHTDMRIVFLPASLARLVPERPAVFLASGLAREVLLALTGPRRRDRAASARLRRVLVDELREADEQPLQLPEPRDDRLQAIARILYERPADNTPLAELGRTIGASARTLSRLFHDELGMTFHEWRTQLRIYHALVLLADGHTTTHVANACGWANPSSFIAAFSALIGTTPGRYRTG is encoded by the coding sequence ATGCTCGTTGGCCGCCAACCTTCGTCGTCGCGCATCTGGCCGTCCGGTGGTGCGCACGTGTGGCCACCGGGCGGCACGAGTTCGGTGCAGTCGCATCAGCGTGGACACCTGGTGTACGCGGCCCGCGGGGTGCTGTCGGTGCACACCGAGGGCGGCACGTCGATCGTTCCCGCCAATCGCGTCGCCTGGACGCCTGCCGGGTTCACGCACCAGCACCGCGCGCACGGCCACACCGACATGCGGATCGTCTTCCTGCCGGCGTCGCTGGCCCGCCTCGTGCCGGAGCGTCCCGCGGTGTTCCTGGCCTCCGGCCTCGCCCGCGAAGTTCTGCTCGCCCTCACCGGCCCGCGGCGGCGCGACCGCGCGGCGAGCGCCCGCCTTCGCCGGGTGCTCGTCGACGAACTGCGGGAAGCGGACGAGCAGCCGCTCCAACTCCCGGAACCGCGCGACGACCGGTTGCAAGCGATCGCGCGGATCCTGTACGAGCGGCCCGCCGACAACACACCGCTGGCCGAACTCGGGCGCACGATCGGCGCCAGTGCGCGCACCCTGAGCCGGCTGTTCCACGACGAGCTCGGGATGACCTTCCACGAATGGCGCACGCAACTGCGGATCTACCACGCGCTGGTTCTCCTGGCCGACGGCCACACGACGACGCACGTGGCGAACGCCTGCGGCTGGGCGAACCCGAGCAGCTTCATCGCCGCCTTCTCGGCCCTCATCGGCACGACTCCGGGCCGCTACCGGACCGGTTGA
- a CDS encoding dienelactone hydrolase family protein translates to MTQDIETSRLTVNGLGAYLAQPAGGSRSGMLLLPMVTGIGEQVREWAGAIAATGVTALVWDPWHGPSSDDTSMPDLLAKMPELDDAVAMDEQTQLLDHLFGELGCTRAGVIGWCLGGRFALILGGRDHRLSGVVAYHPTVPGETPPNHTMDAVAHAGLIKAPVMMLYPTADELVPRSRFDELQAALQGRSAGASLIHVYPDAEHGFSNKTRHGTPVNAEAFALSWPQVLEFVRVTTEI, encoded by the coding sequence ATGACACAGGACATCGAAACGTCCCGGCTCACCGTCAACGGTCTCGGCGCCTACCTCGCGCAGCCCGCCGGCGGCAGCCGATCCGGCATGCTGTTGCTGCCCATGGTCACCGGCATCGGCGAGCAGGTCCGCGAGTGGGCCGGCGCGATCGCCGCGACCGGTGTCACGGCGCTGGTGTGGGACCCGTGGCACGGTCCGAGCAGCGACGACACCTCGATGCCCGACCTGCTGGCGAAGATGCCCGAACTCGACGACGCGGTCGCGATGGACGAGCAGACGCAGCTGCTGGACCACCTCTTCGGCGAGCTCGGCTGCACCCGCGCGGGCGTGATCGGGTGGTGCCTGGGCGGCCGGTTCGCGCTCATCCTGGGTGGCCGAGATCACCGTCTGTCCGGCGTGGTCGCCTACCACCCGACGGTTCCCGGTGAGACGCCGCCGAACCACACCATGGACGCCGTCGCGCACGCCGGGCTCATCAAGGCGCCGGTGATGATGCTGTACCCGACGGCGGACGAACTGGTGCCGCGCTCGCGGTTCGACGAGCTGCAGGCGGCGTTGCAGGGGCGGAGCGCCGGGGCCAGCCTGATCCACGTCTACCCGGACGCCGAGCACGGCTTCAGCAACAAGACGCGGCACGGCACGCCGGTCAACGCCGAGGCGTTCGCGTTGTCCTGGCCGCAGGTGCTGGAGTTCGTCCGGGTCACCACCGAAATCTGA